A stretch of Saccharomyces cerevisiae S288C chromosome IV, complete sequence DNA encodes these proteins:
- the JIP4 gene encoding Jip4p (hypothetical protein; previously annotated as two separate ORFs, YDR474C and YDR475C, which were merged as a result of corrections to the systematic reference sequence; JIP4 has a paralog, YOR019W, that arose from the whole genome duplication) — protein sequence MVVRDQDEALRNSYKYVKLYVRQDQLEDTVDILAKQDEDKSNNDDRRSLASILDSSSSVKKKGKGSNEKYLPCVSFNTVPRSRVSSPLDEEKREFPGVQISADYTMEEYYDDESGFTSDNNADYFSGNSYSSRREGSASPGRYSSPPPASKRNIKIGKMFKISENGKIVREDYPTTPTDINDALVISRAYANWRQLWIKKKNQIDHRLEQKRDFFNYPTILFPPNKKKSSEGATPTIKFNPPIEDGFTPLTKSQKRKERVLSEKVGFPNTPRTILCHISGRKHTWVALDWALRTLIQNTDHIVVLANLPRLTKNNFEDNDSMSERKRMLMMMDDSRSVSSARRSRSRSRSRSICTRRALSLGPEESDNKLKHQNFIEWTSGYTQNEIERKLQDLFDYVTLIIPQDRSVKVTVEILIGKTKKTLLEAINIYLPDFFVSSTLRWERTDSLVRWKSNFLTDKLCTNFPIPTFIVPAKRMFDLEIDLQKEFKEPEVTKQKNTSGPKPGFSHSKSADASIPTISNIKRKQDNDYSIDSLCYAPEANGANNSSREEASDDELNAFKDDENDVMSVKSLTSNISVKEKLCTMARKRRKSMAQQLNDADHDSSIPPGQRHLKKLNIILESSLKFSLEIDSITDSIENGDVDEKRAHSMESGFEELKRVITGGAPPRHVATPQRSMLDVLDNPSSSRSKSKSRSSSKSRIRDKSKPSSPTATDINSSASASRSRSPQIKFASSVKNVDGNAALGAIKSRHSLDSPGDQQQQHHHHHHRDTDQLSVPGLPHLAPSKSYSVSSGNKDSSLRKVSSSSSLRKVKSNDSNSGKRIKKPVVTSAHLKPSSGGGGLFSFFKSKSRSPSSFRKEDESKNTPKRGGLFGFGRL from the coding sequence ATGGTGGTACGAGATCAAGATGAGGCGTTGAGAAATTCTTATAAATATGTTAAGCTGTATGTCAGGCAGGACCAGCTGGAGGATACGGTGGACATACTCGCTAAGCAGGACGAGGACAAGTCCAACAATGATGACAGGCGCAGTCTAGCCTCGATATTGGACTCGAGCAGTTCCGTCAAAAAGAAGGGGAAAGGCAGCAACGAAAAGTACCTACCATGCGTATCTTTCAACACAGTTCCCAGATCAAGGGTATCTTCGCCCTTAgatgaagagaaaagagAATTTCCTGGCGTGCAGATCTCTGCAGATTATACAATGGAGGAATATTATGACGACGAAAGTGGCTTTACCTCGGACAACAATGCCGACTACTTCTCCGGGAATAGCTATTCGAGTAGGCGAGAGGGCAGTGCTAGTCCCGGCAGGTATTCTTCTCCACCTCCTGCCTCTAAAAGAAACATCAAAATAGGTAAGATGTTTAAGATTTctgaaaatggtaaaattGTAAGGGAAGACTATCCTACTACACCCACCGATATCAATGACGCTCTTGTGATTAGTAGGGCGTATGCCAATTGGAGACAACTATGgatcaagaagaaaaatcagATAGATCATCGATTAGAACAAAAGCGcgatttcttcaattacCCAACAATACTGTTTCCtccaaacaaaaaaaagtcgTCTGAGGGCGCTACTCCCACAATAAAATTCAATCCTCCCATAGAAGACGGCTTTACGCCTTTGACTAAGTCTCAAAAGCGGAAAGAGCGTGTTTTGAGCGAAAAGGTTGGGTTCCCGAACACTCCTCGAACGATATTGTGCCACATCAGCGGCAGGAAACATACTTGGGTAGCACTAGATTGGGCGCTACGAACTTTGATTCAAAATACAGACCACATTGTTGTGTTGGCAAACCTGCCCCGCCTGACTAAGAATAATTTCGAAGACAATGATTCGATGAGTGAGCGAAAAAGAATGCTAATGATGATGGATGATAGCAGGAGTGTTAGCTCAGCAAGAAGATCACGATCCAGATCGAGATCACGATCCATATGTACAAGAAGGGCACTTTCTCTGGGGCCTGAGGAATCTGACAACAAATTAAAGCACCAAAATTTTATCGAGTGGACATCTGGTTATACGCAGAACGAAATAGAACGTAAATTGCAAGATCTTTTTGATTATGTTACACTCATAATTCCGCAAGATCGTTCTGTCAAGGTCACTGTCGAGATCCTAATTGGCAAGACTAAAAAAACGCTTCTTGAGGCAATAAACATCTATTTACCTGATTTCTTTGTATCTAGCACTTTGAGGTGGGAGAGAACAGACAGCTTAGTTCGTTGGAAATCGAACTTTCTGACAGATAAACTGTGTACTAATTTTCCGATTCCAACGTTTATTGTACCGGCAAAGAGAATGTTCGATTTGGAAATAGATTTGCAAAAAGAGTTTAAAGAACCGGAGGTAAcgaaacaaaaaaatactagCGGTCCAAAGCCTGGGTTCAGCCATTCTAAATCAGCAGATGCTAGCATTCCAACTATCTCAAATATCAAACGGAAGCAAGATAACGATTATTCTATAGATTCACTATGTTATGCCCCAGAAGCTAATGGTGCTAACAATAGTAGCCGAGAGGAAGCATCTGATGATGAGCTTAACGCTTTTAAGGATGATGAGAATGATGTGATGTCCGTGAAATCCTTAACCTCTAACATTTCGGTAAAGGAAAAGTTATGTACCATGGCAAGGAAACGTAGAAAGAGTATGGCTCAGCAGTTAAATGACGCCGATCATGATTCATCAATACCACCGGGACAGAGgcatttgaaaaaactgaatattattttggAATCTTCATTAAAGTTTTCATTAGAAATCGATAGCATCACTGATAGTATTGAAAATGGGGATGTAGACGAAAAGAGAGCACACTCTATGGAGTCGGGCTTTGAAGAACTGAAAAGAGTCATCACAGGTGGTGCTCCTCCAAGGCATGTGGCTACCCCGCAGAGGTCCATGCTTGATGTTTTGGACAATCCAAGTTCATCTAGATCCAAATCCAAGTCAAGATCAAGCTCTAAGTCAAGGATAAGAGACAAATCAAAACCAAGCTCTCCTACTGCTACCGATATAAACTCAAGTGCGAGTGCGTCGAGATCACGTTCTCCGCAAATCAAGTTCGCGTCGAGTGTCAAGAATGTAGATGGTAATGCTGCACTGGGTGCTATTAAATCTAGGCACTCGCTAGACAGCCCAGGGGaccagcaacaacaacatcatcatcaccatcatcGTGACACAGATCAGTTGTCCGTTCCAGGCCTTCCCCATTTGGCACCTTCAAAGTCATATAGTGTGAGTTCTGGTAATAAGGATTCATCTTTGAGGAAAGTCAGTAGCTCATCTTCGCTCAGAAAAGTAAAATCTAATGATTCGAACTCTGGTAAACGTATTAAAAAACCGGTCGTAACTTCAGCACACTTGAAACCAAGCTCAGGCGGTGGTGgtttattctctttttttaagAGTAAATCGAGATCCCCGTCATCTTTCAGAAAGGAAGATGAGAGTAAAAATACGCCTAAGCGTGGCGGATTGTTTGGGTTCGGAAGGCTGTAG
- a CDS encoding uncharacterized protein (hypothetical protein; green fluorescent protein (GFP)-fusion protein localizes to the endoplasmic reticulum; YDR476C is not an essential gene): protein MWDSLIVSINDTHKLGLEDCLAVFGHVPITKAVKHVRLTEIDTQTSTFTLKFLHTETGQNIEKIIYFIDNDTGNDTRTATGIKQIFNKMFRIAAEKRKLSLIQIDTVEYPCTLVDLLILVGVALPPLCYLYRPALHAIFFLVPNPVGSTLEAWLDSDLVLRLIIVAEFLTHALETLIFVVPRLKYYRVPGEFVPEWLLLGLLEGYGPARRLDTKARTLGEGSVN, encoded by the coding sequence ATGTGGGATTCGTTAATTGTAAGCATCAACGATACGCACAAGTTGGGGCTGGAGGATTGTCTCGCCGTTTTTGGCCACGTTCCCATTACCAAGGCCGTCAAGCATGTCAGACTGACAGAGATCGACACGCAGACGTCCACGTTTACGCTCAAGTTCCTTCACACAGAAACGGGTCAGAACATCGAGAAGATTATCTACTTCATTGACAATGACACGGGCAACGATACCCGCACTGCTACCGGAATCAAGCAAATCTTCAACAAGATGTTCCGCATCGCTGCGGAGAAGAGGAAGCTGTCGCTCATCCAGATCGACACTGTTGAGTACCCCTGCACTCTAGTAGACTTGTTGATCCTGGTAGGCGTGGCGCTACCGCCATTGTGCTACCTCTATCGTCCTGCACTGCACGCTATCTTTTTCCTGGTCCCTAATCCTGTGGGCTCCACCTTAGAGGCGTGGCTGGATAGTGATCTTGTGCTGCGACTCATCATTGTTGCCGAGTTCCTGACTCACGCCCTCGAGACGCTCATTTTCGTCGTCCCTAGGCTCAAGTACTACCGTGTTCCTGGCGAGTTCGTGCCCGAGTGGCTTCTTCTAGGTCTCCTCGAAGGTTACGGTCCTGCGAGACGTCTAGATACTAAGGCTCGCACTCTTGGCGAAGGGTCAGTTAATTAG